From a region of the Methanoculleus receptaculi genome:
- a CDS encoding ScpA family protein — protein MDEEPVEILVGMAERGEVDPWNIDIVDLTDRFLAEVERRKRLDLRISGRTLFYAACLLRLKSEYLDARDDDVEEAFDDEDGEPWGYGGFDFDDAAGDVEPVERLEREIQRRLGRKNLRKRLPVTLYELIKQLKTAEKEQRRRQRRRAPLATEPDLDLSAGDVVSVAHDEGYQGAVAAVMEGFRCAVRRSGGVVTLGRLSSERGESRRDVYIPLLFLMLEGKLEIWQDEFFGEVYVGERTAGDGPPDASGDADRA, from the coding sequence ATGGATGAGGAGCCTGTCGAGATCCTGGTTGGTATGGCCGAGCGCGGCGAGGTCGACCCCTGGAACATCGATATAGTTGATCTGACCGACCGGTTCCTCGCCGAGGTTGAGCGTCGCAAGAGGCTTGATCTGAGGATCTCGGGAAGGACGCTTTTCTACGCAGCGTGCCTGCTGCGCCTCAAATCGGAGTATCTCGACGCCCGGGACGACGATGTTGAGGAGGCGTTTGATGATGAGGACGGTGAGCCGTGGGGGTATGGCGGGTTCGACTTCGATGATGCAGCAGGGGATGTCGAACCCGTTGAACGCCTGGAGCGTGAGATCCAGCGTCGTCTGGGGCGGAAAAACCTGCGAAAACGTCTTCCGGTCACGCTGTATGAGCTGATCAAGCAGTTGAAGACGGCGGAGAAGGAGCAGCGCCGGCGGCAGAGGAGACGGGCGCCTCTCGCGACGGAACCGGATCTCGACCTTAGCGCGGGGGATGTTGTCTCGGTGGCGCACGATGAGGGTTATCAGGGCGCCGTGGCGGCCGTCATGGAGGGGTTTCGGTGTGCCGTCCGCCGGAGTGGGGGTGTTGTCACACTCGGACGGCTTTCGAGCGAGAGGGGAGAGTCGCGGCGTGATGTCTACATCCCGCTGCTATTTCTGATGCTCGAAGGGAAACTTGAGATCTGGCAGGATGAGTTCTTCGGCGAGGTGTATGTCGGCGAACGGACTGCTGGCGATGGTCCTCCGGATGCCAGCGGGGATGCTGATCGGGCATGA